Proteins found in one Campylobacter lari genomic segment:
- a CDS encoding ShlB/FhaC/HecB family hemolysin secretion/activation protein gives MKKLSLCVVALSSLVYANNGSIIIAKNDIEKVIELSPDRNLPQNKAIKENLKTKDDYIKSQEAKKDFEEKKKALKEKLNQEDEANNQSTNTNNDKANTSVNDETNNSNSTSNNTNNINNQTNNSSNTNSTNSSNQTNTTTKKVITKYKFVITNENTSFKKLGIKEEDLQLLISEFSTRKFSLQDLQDISNIIAYYFQVNGYPAATAYVPQQEFEDSVQINIALGTLGKYIIKNKTTIKDHFIENKLNERIKGKIISTKLIEDSVYKVNEMYGVQTLAGLQAGENVGETDVVIEVVPDTKANVLLYTDNYGIKSAGEYRAGISMGFNSIFNMGDYYNFYLQSSDERQINYGASYTFFLGNLKITPSISQGSYSLGGDYKEVGFSGTSRNIGVDFSYPVWINTNSSLYFTSSIYHKILKDEPFSNIFDDYSIDKHSNVGSVGLEGLFRGFENNTLSYSAKVSVGKVNDDGTTIFGNTSKSDGNGFGWFRKLNASVNNYYSINEYITHTLNINYQKVLGNFELDSSESSSLGGAYGVRAYDNGEGDGDNTIVANFGIRINIPNTNFYFTPFYDVGYAWYEKASGSRLADEHFLDAVGLQILYNKNNAYYIKLDAARAVHQYKYDDDHRMKLYLSGGVYF, from the coding sequence ATGAAAAAACTCTCTCTTTGCGTTGTAGCACTTAGCTCTTTAGTCTATGCTAATAATGGAAGCATTATCATAGCTAAAAATGATATAGAAAAGGTTATAGAATTATCCCCTGATAGAAACCTCCCTCAAAACAAAGCTATCAAAGAAAATCTAAAAACCAAAGATGATTATATAAAAAGCCAAGAAGCTAAAAAAGACTTTGAAGAAAAAAAGAAAGCTTTAAAAGAAAAACTAAATCAAGAAGATGAAGCTAATAATCAAAGCACTAATACAAACAATGATAAAGCAAATACTAGTGTAAATGATGAAACTAATAATTCCAACTCAACTAGCAATAATACAAACAATATAAATAATCAAACTAATAATAGTTCTAACACTAACTCTACTAACTCAAGCAATCAAACTAACACTACCACTAAAAAAGTAATAACCAAATATAAATTTGTTATCACTAATGAAAACACTAGCTTTAAAAAACTAGGTATTAAAGAAGAGGATTTACAATTACTTATTAGTGAGTTTAGCACTAGAAAATTTAGCTTGCAAGATTTACAAGATATATCTAATATCATTGCTTATTATTTCCAAGTTAATGGCTATCCTGCAGCAACAGCTTATGTACCCCAACAAGAATTTGAAGATAGTGTGCAAATAAACATAGCCTTAGGAACACTAGGTAAGTATATAATAAAGAATAAAACTACTATAAAAGATCATTTTATAGAAAATAAGCTTAATGAAAGAATCAAAGGTAAAATCATCTCTACTAAACTCATAGAAGATAGTGTGTATAAAGTCAATGAAATGTATGGAGTACAAACCCTAGCAGGTTTACAAGCAGGAGAGAATGTAGGAGAAACTGATGTAGTTATAGAAGTAGTGCCTGATACTAAGGCTAATGTATTATTATATACTGATAATTATGGTATTAAAAGTGCAGGGGAATATAGAGCTGGTATTAGTATGGGATTTAATTCTATATTTAATATGGGAGATTATTATAATTTTTACTTACAATCTAGTGATGAAAGACAAATCAACTATGGAGCAAGTTATACTTTCTTTTTAGGAAATTTAAAAATTACTCCAAGCATATCTCAAGGATCTTATTCTTTAGGTGGAGATTATAAAGAAGTTGGCTTTAGTGGTACTTCTAGAAATATTGGTGTTGATTTTTCTTATCCTGTATGGATTAATACAAATTCCTCTTTATATTTTACTTCTAGTATTTATCATAAGATATTAAAAGATGAACCTTTTTCAAATATATTTGATGATTATAGTATAGATAAACATTCTAATGTAGGTAGTGTAGGTTTAGAAGGTTTATTTAGAGGCTTTGAGAATAATACTTTAAGTTATAGTGCTAAGGTAAGTGTAGGTAAGGTTAATGATGATGGCACTACTATATTTGGAAATACATCTAAAAGTGATGGTAATGGCTTTGGCTGGTTTAGAAAACTCAATGCTAGTGTGAATAATTATTATAGTATTAATGAATACATTACGCATACTTTAAATATAAACTATCAAAAGGTATTAGGGAATTTTGAATTAGATTCTTCTGAGAGTTCATCTTTAGGTGGAGCTTATGGAGTAAGAGCTTATGATAATGGTGAAGGTGATGGAGATAATACCATAGTAGCTAACTTTGGTATAAGAATAAATATACCAAATACGAATTTTTATTTTACTCCTTTTTATGATGTAGGTTATGCTTGGTATGAAAAAGCTTCAGGAAGTAGATTAGCAGATGAGCATTTTTTAGATGCAGTAGGTTTGCAAATACTTTATAATAAGAATAATGCATATTATATAAAGCTTGATGCAGCAAGAGCAGTTCATCAATACAAATATGATGATGATCATAGAATGAAATTATATTTAAGTGGTGGGGTGTATTTTTAA
- a CDS encoding two-partner secretion domain-containing protein — MKKLANHIILSGVTVSMLFSPLMALPSGGKFTHGTSGSISINGKEMNIAGNKQNSIIQWGGGFNIANGEKVNFGNSKFEGQQNYLNIAHGTDKSTIEGVLNAGGNNVFLINPNGVIITKTGTINANRFVASTTSLQAQHFEEFKAQGASFSPIFKSHKAGNVVNMGNISAKNVTLQGNKVMLSADTSWDKKNNKIKLNQITADSIDLKGNEVYVDISTINSKNLTTDAKKGIAYLSATGYYYNPTRKYNDIIFATKGVMDKTYNQYISIGSDLDWWHFAKGWNEKDDFRNNVVGDTFKLTNDIDFKASSGQNYANYWIDLNGDGKKQANEFTNMIVGFKDNSAFAKTFDGQGFTLKNINIDTTKLSDNNSKNYIGLFGKADGADFANINVDYKNGGINASNDYVGGFIGYIDGSVDGISIKNIKYINNNVDITLDSGYMTYYGTGGFAGDANGMFRNIYLDNIQNITVRANLTDNSKIPEEGNYYDSRAMLNYGVGGFAGTTHGLFENIHIKNSGNFELNYKTNFGNKRPAYGIGVGGFTGNATNGIYNGILLQNIKTLKANQLKTPKIYRLETSVGGFAGRTSNGSYENISINKLEKIENIFNHTNRTDGFAGGFAGWIDGGNYNAISVNDIREINSISERSVYSGGFVGAINVGSFNNIKISKIGEIYAKGEDSYSGGFAGIVGATWNSNIVDPYFKNIAIGNINSIKHDGIGEDRGMSGGFAGYIKGGKFNDISIVNIDEILGSFFYSPYSSISGGFAGWIGGGNFDNISINTIGNIGAQINNNSNDFYRYAGGFAGWISSGEFNKISIKDIIEINGAYAGGFAGKIEQSHLSGKPKAIYKNIKIEDINSIISGQEAGGGFAGEIATKDGGKFENISINDVKNISSKLFAGGFAGRIYSGNSDFSFITLNNIENITANNKYTQGMVYSGGFAGYINGGKFNKISLNHIQNIESSYTPENEDEWFAKQVYAGGFAGYIRGGIFENISIYDVKNIHAINNAQYHGSDIENGGNSGSHAGGFAGYINYGKYDKPKFNNIYMYFTPNSIIKSESKLNENYAGKFAGRISVSDNTNPDISKIHIYHHKKDLTNATADQKYWGNEIQLHPYDDNNQGYIDFKTATLAALNGLKEIDCGAGRKCLVFTSDFKVDNPNITSPDIPDFNAKQPKPLIPNIETIKNEQATLDKEDILDDSTLNTILNDLKDKFYIVNINILDELLKAYSKIDKDNPTSKAEFLANYLLSKDKYPDDKERLDIAHSMIQSLDFLLAYQDNGLSEASDDKFANKDTKDTNSKVTNKVVKVYNQTNANKDQVNHFIQTTLNNKVNSINEANKKFSEKNYYEKINKLASAYNKYVELINKGLANKNDQAFKNISNRLFALIAQAQGETKTIEELINSFEDLKTRASEKSNGHFIVEGDLQALNIPYPILASIKDNNNGSGEIDKPEKPIDPIEPPIDNKPDFSLSFEQSSTFNSIGNDSLDDEEEQEEIEEASMNQKGKTCIVSDNYRTMNPCVVGGL; from the coding sequence ATGAAAAAGTTAGCAAATCATATCATACTCTCAGGTGTAACGGTATCAATGTTATTTTCTCCACTAATGGCTTTACCTAGTGGAGGTAAATTTACTCATGGCACTAGTGGGAGTATAAGTATTAATGGTAAAGAGATGAACATTGCAGGTAATAAACAAAACTCTATCATACAATGGGGTGGTGGTTTTAATATAGCAAATGGTGAAAAGGTAAACTTTGGAAATAGTAAATTTGAAGGCCAACAAAACTACCTAAACATTGCTCATGGTACAGATAAATCTACCATAGAAGGTGTATTAAATGCAGGTGGTAATAATGTCTTTTTAATTAATCCTAATGGGGTAATCATTACTAAAACGGGAACTATCAATGCTAATCGCTTTGTGGCTTCGACTACTTCTTTACAAGCACAACATTTTGAGGAATTTAAAGCACAAGGTGCTTCTTTTTCCCCTATATTTAAATCACATAAAGCAGGTAATGTAGTAAATATGGGTAATATTAGTGCTAAAAACGTTACTTTGCAAGGGAATAAAGTAATGTTAAGTGCTGATACTAGTTGGGATAAAAAAAATAATAAAATAAAACTCAATCAAATCACAGCAGATAGTATAGATTTAAAAGGTAACGAAGTTTATGTAGATATTTCTACTATAAATTCTAAAAACCTAACTACGGATGCAAAAAAAGGGATTGCTTATTTAAGTGCTACTGGTTATTATTATAATCCTACAAGAAAATATAATGATATTATATTTGCCACTAAAGGTGTAATGGATAAAACATATAATCAATATATTAGCATAGGTTCTGACTTAGACTGGTGGCACTTTGCTAAAGGGTGGAATGAAAAAGATGATTTTAGAAACAATGTAGTAGGAGATACTTTTAAACTTACTAATGATATAGATTTTAAAGCAAGTAGTGGTCAAAACTATGCTAACTACTGGATAGACTTAAATGGTGATGGTAAAAAACAAGCTAATGAATTTACTAATATGATAGTAGGGTTTAAAGACAATAGCGCTTTTGCTAAAACATTCGATGGACAAGGGTTTACACTTAAGAATATCAATATAGATACGACTAAATTATCAGATAATAATTCTAAAAATTATATAGGATTATTTGGTAAAGCAGATGGTGCTGATTTTGCAAATATAAATGTAGATTATAAAAATGGTGGAATAAATGCAAGTAATGATTATGTAGGTGGGTTTATTGGGTATATAGATGGATCTGTAGATGGGATTTCTATTAAAAACATCAAATATATAAACAATAATGTAGATATAACTTTAGATTCTGGATACATGACTTATTATGGTACAGGTGGGTTTGCTGGAGATGCTAATGGGATGTTTAGAAATATATATTTAGATAATATACAAAACATTACAGTAAGGGCAAATTTAACAGATAATTCTAAAATTCCAGAAGAAGGAAATTATTATGATTCTAGAGCTATGTTAAATTACGGTGTAGGTGGGTTTGCTGGAACCACACATGGTCTATTCGAAAATATACATATAAAAAATTCTGGAAATTTTGAATTAAACTACAAAACCAACTTTGGCAATAAACGCCCAGCTTATGGTATAGGTGTAGGCGGATTTACTGGAAATGCTACAAATGGAATATACAATGGTATATTATTGCAAAATATCAAAACTCTCAAGGCAAATCAACTTAAAACACCTAAAATATATAGACTCGAAACTTCAGTTGGTGGATTTGCTGGAAGAACTAGCAATGGTTCTTATGAAAATATTAGCATAAATAAACTCGAAAAAATAGAAAATATATTTAATCATACTAATAGAACCGATGGGTTTGCAGGTGGGTTTGCAGGATGGATTGACGGAGGCAATTATAATGCTATATCTGTAAACGATATAAGAGAAATCAATAGTATTTCAGAAAGAAGTGTTTACAGTGGAGGATTTGTTGGGGCTATTAATGTAGGTTCATTTAACAATATCAAAATAAGTAAAATTGGAGAAATATACGCCAAAGGAGAAGATTCTTATAGTGGAGGGTTTGCTGGGATTGTAGGAGCAACATGGAATTCTAATATCGTTGATCCTTATTTTAAAAATATAGCTATAGGTAATATAAACTCAATAAAACATGATGGTATCGGGGAAGACAGAGGTATGTCTGGAGGGTTTGCTGGGTATATTAAGGGTGGTAAATTCAATGATATTTCAATAGTTAATATAGATGAAATTTTGGGAAGTTTTTTTTATTCACCATATTCATCAATCTCTGGTGGGTTTGCTGGATGGATTGGTGGTGGTAATTTTGATAATATTTCAATTAATACTATAGGGAATATTGGAGCACAAATTAATAATAATTCTAATGATTTTTATAGATATGCAGGTGGGTTTGCTGGATGGATAAGTAGCGGGGAATTTAATAAAATTTCTATAAAAGACATAATAGAAATTAATGGTGCGTATGCTGGTGGATTTGCAGGAAAAATTGAACAATCACATCTAAGTGGTAAGCCTAAAGCTATATATAAAAATATTAAAATAGAAGATATTAATAGTATCATATCAGGGCAAGAAGCAGGTGGTGGGTTTGCAGGAGAGATAGCTACAAAGGATGGAGGAAAATTTGAAAATATATCTATAAATGATGTAAAAAATATTAGTTCTAAACTATTTGCAGGTGGATTTGCTGGAAGAATATATAGCGGCAATTCTGATTTTTCATTTATAACACTAAATAACATAGAAAACATTACAGCAAATAATAAATATACACAGGGGATGGTTTATTCTGGTGGGTTTGCTGGGTATATTAATGGTGGAAAATTTAACAAGATATCTTTAAATCATATTCAAAATATTGAAAGCTCATATACTCCAGAAAATGAAGATGAATGGTTTGCAAAACAAGTATATGCAGGTGGGTTTGCTGGGTATATTAGGGGTGGAATTTTTGAGAATATATCTATATACGATGTAAAAAATATTCACGCTATTAATAATGCTCAATATCATGGAAGTGACATTGAAAATGGTGGTAATAGTGGTTCTCATGCGGGTGGATTTGCCGGTTATATTAATTATGGTAAATATGATAAACCTAAATTTAATAATATTTATATGTATTTTACTCCTAACTCTATTATTAAATCAGAAAGTAAGCTTAATGAAAACTATGCTGGTAAATTTGCAGGTCGAATTAGTGTGAGTGATAATACAAACCCAGATATTTCTAAGATTCACATTTATCATCACAAAAAAGACTTAACTAATGCAACAGCTGATCAAAAATATTGGGGCAATGAAATCCAACTCCATCCTTATGATGATAATAATCAAGGTTATATAGATTTTAAAACAGCGACTTTGGCAGCTTTAAATGGCCTAAAGGAAATAGATTGCGGTGCTGGTAGGAAATGTTTAGTTTTTACAAGTGATTTTAAAGTTGATAATCCAAATATCACTTCCCCTGACATACCAGATTTTAATGCCAAACAACCAAAACCTTTAATCCCTAACATAGAAACCATCAAAAACGAACAAGCAACCCTAGATAAAGAAGATATCTTAGATGATAGTACTTTAAATACTATCTTAAATGATTTAAAAGATAAATTCTATATAGTGAATATAAATATCTTAGATGAGTTATTAAAAGCTTATAGCAAGATTGATAAAGACAATCCTACTTCTAAAGCAGAGTTTTTAGCTAATTATCTTTTAAGTAAAGATAAATATCCAGATGATAAAGAAAGACTTGATATAGCTCATTCTATGATTCAAAGCTTAGACTTTTTACTAGCTTATCAAGATAATGGCTTAAGTGAAGCTAGTGATGATAAATTTGCAAACAAAGATACTAAAGATACTAACAGTAAAGTCACAAATAAAGTTGTTAAAGTTTATAATCAAACTAATGCTAATAAAGACCAAGTAAATCACTTTATCCAAACTACTTTGAACAACAAGGTAAATTCAATCAACGAGGCTAATAAGAAATTTAGTGAGAAAAACTACTATGAAAAAATCAATAAATTAGCCTCAGCTTATAATAAATATGTAGAATTAATCAATAAAGGTTTAGCAAATAAAAATGATCAAGCTTTTAAAAATATTAGCAATAGATTATTTGCTTTAATAGCTCAAGCACAAGGTGAAACCAAAACTATAGAAGAATTAATTAATAGCTTTGAAGATTTAAAAACACGAGCAAGTGAAAAATCTAACGGACATTTTATTGTTGAAGGAGATTTGCAAGCTTTAAATATACCTTATCCTATATTAGCTTCTATCAAAGATAATAACAATGGTAGTGGTGAAATAGATAAGCCAGAAAAACCTATTGATCCAATTGAGCCACCAATAGATAATAAACCAGATTTTTCTTTAAGCTTTGAACAAAGTTCTACTTTTAACTCTATAGGTAATGATAGTTTAGATGATGAGGAAGAACAAGAAGAAATAGAAGAAGCTTCTATGAATCAAAAAGGTAAAACCTGTATAGTAAGCGATAATTATAGAACTATGAATCCTTGTGTGGTTGGAGGATTATAA
- a CDS encoding type II secretion system protein — protein sequence MKKAFTIIELVFVVIILGVLAAVALPKFSTSKDEASTAQALGNLKTFINDVSSYVLKNESLSSIALMSNVVNIKNEDLSNLQNSTKELDFSVGNDEQCFKVLFVDKESVLLLAFMADNAQKSKAQNIADLKNQALKDPKNQSIKTQLDEALNAFGQSEFTSTSKSKACQSLVHSKAFKDLVTRVYFLSGG from the coding sequence ATGAAAAAGGCATTTACTATTATAGAGCTTGTGTTTGTGGTAATTATACTTGGAGTTTTGGCTGCGGTTGCTTTGCCAAAATTTAGTACAAGTAAAGATGAGGCAAGCACAGCTCAAGCTTTGGGAAATTTAAAAACTTTTATCAATGATGTAAGTTCTTATGTGTTAAAAAATGAAAGTCTTTCAAGTATAGCTTTGATGAGTAATGTAGTAAATATAAAAAATGAAGATTTATCAAATTTACAAAATTCCACCAAAGAGCTAGATTTTAGCGTGGGAAATGATGAGCAGTGTTTTAAAGTGCTTTTTGTAGATAAAGAAAGCGTTTTGCTTTTGGCGTTTATGGCAGATAATGCTCAAAAAAGCAAAGCCCAAAATATAGCAGATTTAAAAAATCAAGCTTTAAAAGACCCTAAAAATCAAAGTATAAAAACTCAACTAGATGAAGCTTTAAATGCTTTTGGTCAAAGTGAATTTACAAGCACTTCAAAGTCTAAGGCTTGTCAAAGTTTAGTTCATTCTAAAGCTTTTAAAGACTTAGTTACTAGGGTATATTTTTTAAGTGGTGGTTAA